In Macrobrachium rosenbergii isolate ZJJX-2024 chromosome 48, ASM4041242v1, whole genome shotgun sequence, one DNA window encodes the following:
- the LOC136831190 gene encoding queuine tRNA-ribosyltransferase accessory subunit 2 codes for MKFTVEHMGKAGGRIGKISSLRSQPDIIHETPLFLVTTLGGSAPHLTQDNLHLVIQKERPVCVPAQHFCDHVKTLTSFKKGVAHFAALKTHSVCVSVQDPSKATPSGYNDKKGISLWTYSGRQILSAERYLMLVEAMQPDWYESLNDADTDSDSSKKRIAKSFALSSALLDQSIEGHKNSSELQKAALFAPLLGGHSESDRRRWSKEVAERLSNGIQGFSLLGIHTNGLTAENIEPQVASSLAKSSLDPLPPEYPRQSFGAWNPLTVLGLIEVGMDIFDSSFPFLVTERRGALIFPNSPNSTPSKKTDNQKPLEHQDKKLKSEKNSAGEQNKKTKDDKENGLEEEDAVTSPFEICLKDERNFELMEPLLDGCTCYACNNFTKSYIHHLVKVNEMLAPVLLMIHNLHHWNTFFESIRSAIKEDKLEELKTTVEASIESL; via the exons ATGAAGTTTACAGTTGAACACATGGGGAAGGCTGGTGGGAGAATTGGGAAAATTTCAAGTTTACGGAGTCAGCCTGACATAATACATGAAACTCCTTTGTTTTTGGTGACAACTCTGGGAGGCAGTGCACCACATCTGACTCAG GATAATCTTCATCTTGTTATCCAGAAAGAACGACCAGTTTGTGTCCCTGCTCAACATTTTTGTGATCATGTTAAAACCCTGACATCATTCAAGAAAGGTGTTGCACACTTTGCTGCATTAA AGACTCATAGTGTATGCGTATCAGTTCAGGACCCATCCAAAGCAACACCAAGTGGTTACAATGATaagaaaggaatttcactgtGGACATACAGTGGCAGACAGATTTTATCAGCTGAAAG ATATCTGATGCTGGTGGAAGCCATGCAGCCTGATTGGTATGAGTCCCTTAATGATGCTGATACAGACAGCGATTCATCCAAAAAGAGGATTGCAAAGAGCTTTGCACTCTCATCTGCTCTTCTGGACCAGTCCATAGAAGGACATAAAAATTCATCG gaatTGCAGAAAGCAGCACTCTTTGCTCCTTTGCTTGGTGGACACAGCGAATCAGATAGAAGACGGTGGTCAAAGGAAGTTGCAGAAAGGTTATCTAATGGTATACAGGGATTTTCACTGCTAGGAATTCACACAAATGGACTCACAGCAGAAAATATTGAACCTCAAGTGGCATCATCCTTAGCAAAATCTTCCCTA GATCCCTTGCCACCAGAGTACCCACGCCAGTCTTTTGGAGCCTGGAATCCACTTACAGTCTTGGGTTTAATCGAAGTTGGCATGGACATATTTGACTCATCTTTCCCTTTCCTTGTAACAGAAAGAAGAGGTGCTCTCATATTCCCAAATTCACCAAACAG tacACCCTCCAAAAAGACTGATAATCAAAAGCCCTTAGAGCATCAGGATAAGAAgttgaaatcagagaaaaattcTGCCGGGGAGCAAAACAAGAAGACCaaagatgacaaagaaaatggcCTTGAAGAGGAAGATGCCGTGACAAGCCCATTTGAAATTTGCTTGAAGGACGAAAG AAACTTTGAACTGATGGAACCTTTGCTGGATGGATGCACATGTTACGCGTGCAACAACTTTACCAAATCCTACATCCACCACTTGGTCAAAGTAAATGAGATGCTTGCACCTGTTTTATTAATGAT ACATAACCTTCACCATTGGAACACATTCTTTGAAAGCATAAGATCAGCAATCAAGGAAGACAAGCTTGAGGAGTTAAAAACAACAGTAGAAGCCTCCATTGAAAGTTTATAG
- the LOC136831664 gene encoding facilitated trehalose transporter Tret1-2 homolog, giving the protein MFRQAGIELDAFLCTVFIGCVRLICSFVAAGALDCAGRRPFLIGSSVICGLAELISGVAILLNYPGTSWIPLSGLLIYVAAYGLGQGSIPWILMGELLPTPVRSVGSSVITFSYCTLLFIVNLLFFKMTESLSLGGALCLFSLANLVLAVVTFVWLPETRGKSLDELETAFTRSHRTRGQRFSQKVRIHSAQDANVR; this is encoded by the coding sequence ATGTTCCGCCAGGCTGGCATCGAGCTAGACGCCTTCCTCTGCACTGTCTTCATCGGCTGCGTCCGGCTGATCTGCTCGTTTGTGGCAGCCGGTGCTCTGGACTGCGCGGGCCGACGGCCATTCCTTATCGGCAGCTCAGTCATCTGCGGCCTGGCCGAGCTGATAAGTGGAGTGGCCATTTTGCTGAATTACCCCGGCACTTCGTGGATTCCCCTGTCAGGACTCCTGATTTACGTCGCCGCTTACGGCCTCGGCCAGGGATCGATACCGTGGATACTCATGGGAGAACTGTTGCCTACCCCTGTCAGATCCGTAGGGTCCTCCGTCATCACCTTCAGCTACTGCACGTTGCTCTTCATCGTCAATCTCCTGTTTTTCAAAATGACCGAGTCGCTGAGTTTGGGAGGTGCACTCTGCCTGTTTTCCCTGGCGAATTTAGTCTTGGCAGTGGTGACGTTCGTCTGGTTGCCGGAAACGCGCGGGAAGTCGTTGGATGAACTTGAGACAGCTTTCACAAGGTCACACAGAACCAGAGGGCAGCGGTTTAGTCAAAAAGTAAGAATTCACAGTGCCCAAGATGCAAATGTAAGATAG